CGAAGTAAGGACATCACACAGTAAGTCAGCTCACCACGATCGTTAAATCGGGTTGGCGCAGCGCCTTCCGAACGCTTAATCCCTTGGCGTGAACAATAATTAGCTAGTTTTTCAGCATAGGCTTTGTCATTACCATCTACCCAAGTAATGATGGCATCTACCGCTTGTTTCATGGCAATTAAAAAATGTAAAAAAGAGTAAAAATGTAGAGTATAGCGCTCATTGCCGTCAATTAATACTAGTTGCTAATTAAAGAACCTGATGAAATTGTTTCGCGTCTAGAGATGTTTTGGTGTAAGTAATTAAACTATTTAAAGTGCGGGTCAGTGTGTCGCATAGGGAAACTAAGGATTCCTTCTCAGCGATTAAAATTTGATTAGATTCTACTTCGATACCTGCATAATCACTATCGAGAAAAATTTTCCTGAGTGCACTAGTAAATCCATCACTTATTCCTCGGTAGGGGTAGTTCATGCGCACCCTTAAACCAGAATTATGTTGTTTCAGTAGATGTTGCCAATGCTTGGCTAACCGCTTTTCATTGTTGCGCTTCGGATCATAGAGTAAACCAACATCTGCATTGCGGATGAGATTATTTAACTCGGGTGTAAAGCTATGTACGGATAAATGTAAAACTAATTTTCCTTGTTGAACGTGGTTTTTTATTGTTTGCTCCACTTGTTGGCGAAAAGGCAAGTAATATTGCTGGATTATCCGATTCTTTTCTTCTTTGGGTAATAAGGCGGTAATTTCCGAAAAGCAGTTACGATGGTGGAGGCTGCGATTGCAATCAATCAATAGGCGTGTAGCCTGAGCTTGTATAAAATCGCACTTAAAGTGCTGACTAAAAGAAAGAGCAATCGTTTGAGCCCCAAAATCGCTACCACGATGGGTTGCCAACAATTCCTGGTGTTGGGCGAAAAGAGCTTGATACGGTTTAGGTACGATATTAACGGCATGTTCGCAACTAATAACGAGCGCAATTTCTTTCATAAAGGGTTAAACAATTGATTGGTTAAGAGGCAATGACCCAGTTGGCGATACACCCGTTTCAAATTGGTTTTACTGTGATCATTACCGCAAGCTCGTAAAATTCGCTCACTTAAGTTTCCATGCTTTAAAATATATTCAAGACACAGTTGGCTTGTTTGATCTAAATCAGAGCTAACGCGCTCAATAAGCTGAGACCAGATTTCATGAATACTCATTTTTCGCTTAGGTAGTTGCCACTGGCCGCATAATTCTGAATCATCCACACTAAAAGCAAGTCCTTCTTTAACCGCTTGATCATAGACATTGCGCAAACGCATAGTATCGCAAGGGCTATTTAAATAATAATCCGAATTGGCCAACCAATTTTTTAAAATTGCATGAATAGCAAGTGCAATTGCAATATCGGATTGCACGCATTCTTGAGAGTCAAGAATACGAATCTCAATCGCCTTATAATTAAATTTGGGGATTGCCGCACGGGAGTTAAGCCACTCATACTGCAAGGTTTTTTCAGGATCAAATGGGCTGATATCTTTGTACATAGGCGCTAAGATCGTTTGTTGATATTCTGATTCAGAAGAGACGAATTCAGGAATAATCTCTCCGCTGATCGAAGGGATGCGTTGTTGATTCTTACCGTAAAAATGTAAGCGGGAATCCTTTAAACCGGTTTTTTGGCCGTCAAGAAAAGGTGTGCTTGCAGCTATAGCGGGAAGCAAAGGTAAAATTAAGCGAATTGAATTATGTAATTGGCGAAATTCTTCATCATTAGCAAAAGGTAGGTTGACATGCATGCTTTGTAAATTGGCCCAACCGTGGCCCTGGCAATTAAAAATCGAATCGTACTGGCGGTAGATTGCCATATTACCATGAGGCCAACGCTTCGTTTCAGTTAAGGGATCCATCCATGGATGCGCACCAGTCGGAAGCAGTTGCAGATTGCATTGGGTTAATAACGGTTGTAATTTAAGAATGGCTTGTTGAAATTGCTGCGTAAGTGGGGCAGAAGCAGGTTTAGGTCCATTGTTTTTTAATTCTAAGACATGCATCACTAATTCATTACTTACAGCGATATCGCCCAACTCGACTTCATTGACTTGTTCCCCAGCCAAGCTTCGAAGAATGACATCACTTTTGGGTTGTACGTTTAGATGCTCAGGGTCGACAAGCATGTATTCAATTTCGAGACCGATAACAGAGAAAAGCGAATAATTAGACATAACCATGTTTCCTACGGATACGTTGCAAAAAGACATTCATAATTTGTTGGTATAGTGCTTCTCCTAGAAGCCTATCCTCAATGCCGCAATCGATGTTAGGGTTATCGTTTACCTCGATGACATAGTGTTTATCACCTTGACTTTTTATATCAACCCCGTACAAGCCATCGCCAATTAAGCGAGTGCATTTTAAGGCGGTTTTAATGATGGCGTCGGGGACTTCATTTAATGGAATTGTTTCATTTGGGCCTTCCACCTTCTCGCTTCTTGCATCCCAATTATAAATTTGCCAATGATTTTTAGCCATGTAATACCGACATGCGAAAATAGGCTTATTATCTAAAATACCGATACGCCAATCGTATTCAGTTGGGATAAATGGCTGTATTAACACTAAATCAGAGGTTTTAAAGAATTGGGCCAACGACTTTTGTAATGCTTTAGCATCATCCATTTTAATTACTCCGTGCGAGAAAGCACTATCAGGACGCTTAAGCACGCAAGGAAATTCAATTTCAGGAATCGTTTTATCATATTTGCTAATAAATTTAGTGTCAGGAGTCAATATTTGATGACTTCGCATGAGCTCGGCTAAATAAACCTTATTGCAGCATTTAACAATGGATTGCGGGTCATCAATCACCACAAGGTTTTCTTGTGCAGCGCGTCTTGCCATACGATATGTGTAATGATTCACGGATGTTGTGGCCCGAATAAATAGTGCATCATATTCGGCAATGCACTTACTGTCGCTTTTTTCAATAAAATCAATATTTAACCCCATGGATTCACCCACATTGGCAAATATCTCCAGGGCTTTCTTATTCGATGGTGCATTCGGTTCTGCTGGATCGATAAGAATCGCTAAATCATGAAAGCGCTGTTTTTTGCGCCATTGATGAAAACGCTTTTTCGAAAGATAAGATTCAGCTGCTTGTTGCATGAATTCTTGATGATGGTCAGGCACATCATTTGGAGAAAGGGTTTGCACGCCTTTGATTCGCCACTGTTTTTTCTTCTCAAAAGTGAAACGAAGTAGGGGCAAAGGAAATAGTCCATGGAGTTTTCGAGCTAGAGCAGCATGGCACTTGGCCATATTTTGGCCAAAATAAAGGCTGAATACAAATTCATCAGTCTTGATTTCATGCAAACTATGCTGAATTTCCTCATCAACATCTTGTGAAATAAATTTCGATAGGCTTGTACTTAAGACATCTTGGATGCTATCTACTGTAGGAATGACTTTATGGTCACGAGCATGGGCAAGTAAAGAGACGTAGTAGCCTATTGTTTGATGATTATACGAGCCGCAAAGATTAATGACTCGTACCGATTTGCTATGGTGATAATTGGCATCGGACAAATAATCCGAAGCTTGAACAATAGAAGCTAGAGGAGCCAAAAAGTTCCAACTAGACGGGTGGTCCGTAACAATTATAGTTTCCATTCAAAGCCCTTCGGTTGAATTATCAGTAAATTGGCATCGTATGTTAATACGCCAAGTAGAATCGAATTAATCAGACGATTAGAGTTCACTTTATAATAGTTATCATTTGAAATTGGATTTTCTCGGTGTGGATCAGCCACAACAATAAGTCTTTTTCTTTCATCATAACCACACAATACAACAAAATGACCGCAAGGTGTACCGCGGATATCATCGTAAATCGATTCGCCTTGTTTAGTGAAGCACTCACGTGAGCTGCGGTACAGATAAGTGGCACTCAGCCCAGTTAAAATAGGGATGTTTTTGAGAAAATATTTCTTTAATAGCTGCACACTAAGTGTTTGAAAACGGACATTTCCGCCTAAAGCTAAGTATTCTAGGTAAGCTTCGCTCGCTTGAATAATTGCTTTGTCAGATTTAAATTTCATCTGCGCGGTTAGTTTATTTGTTAAATTCTTTTGACAAGCGTCTCCCTGTTCGGAAGTAAACCAGGTCGGATCAAATACATCGAGGTTGTTGATATAAATAATTGCACTAAAGCCATTTTGCAGCGCATGCTTGCCTAACATAGGCGCTAAAGTCCCTCCGGAAAGGGAGCGTTCGACAGAGTTCACAACCTGTTTAAGATCGACATCCAAGCCATAATAACGGTATATAGCATGTAAGCTTGTTGGTCCACAGCTTTCATCGTCAGGTTGCGTATGAATAATCAAATCAATCATTGCTGCTTATTCTAGTTGGCAAAATGCAGGCTTCTCAGTTAACGTTAGACTTCGCTAGACGGTTTGTCAATTCCTCTTGTTAATAGCAAGCCAATTGACGCAAAGGAAGTTAATTAAAAGATAATAGCGATGTTTTAACCCGTTAGGATAATTTTTAGTGGTGTTATTACTGCAGCAAACAGGAAAATAAAAAAGAGAATATATAAAAATTGGTATTCACTGTGCTCAAGTTCGATTTCATTATTGCCTGAGAAAGTTGTTTTCTTCATTAATAAATAATTGAGTAAAACTAGTCCATAAAAATAAAATGAAGATGGAAGTAATCGAACAGCGAAATTTTGCATGTTTCCGGTGATAACATACCCTTGGGGTAGGTTGATGAGAAAAAGGCAGAATAACCATAACAACATCGTTTTGTTTGTCAAGGTTTTTTCTTGAACGGCGTTTGCCCAAATTAATGCTAAAGGGAAAACGAGAATTGGAAAATAATATAACCACCCAAATGGGCTTATGAGCAACATCATTGCTAAAGTCAGGCAAAAAGGTTGATGGTTAATCCTTTCTGTTTTGTAGGGATGAAGATTAAGAAAATACCAAATTAATAAAATGAAAAATAAAGCAGGAAAAGCAATTTCTAAATACGGTTTATTGTGGTAACCAAATAAGCGAAAAATGTAACCGTAAAGCGATGCATTCCAATTATCTCCATACCAAAATACACGTTTCAGCAGTAAAAAATATTGCGAATAAATTTCTACCCCATAAATAATCAATGGAATTAAACTAAATAGAAAAAAACTGATTGCCACAATTATAAAAGTATTCATGCGCCTCTGCTTAAAGAGGAAAAAAAACAATAAAGCAGGAAAAAATTTAAGTGCTACACAAAGTCCCCAACAAATGCCGGCAATAAAATGACGATTGGATAGAAAAAAATGATAACCAACAATCAATAAAAATAATAGGAAAGAACCAAATTGCGCTAAGACGGTATTAATCATTGTTGGGAAAAATGCTAAATACAAAGCAAATAAAATAACTCTGTATTTTTTAATAAATTTAATTGAAAAAGTATAATAAAACGCTATCCATGCGCCGATTAAACCAAGAGTAAAAGAGAGGGTAACCCAGATCAACAGCGCAGTATGATAACTAAAATAAGTTAGAGGACTAAAGATCCATAAAGCAGTAGGCGGATTTAAATTAGGGGTTAGTTTCTTAGCCAGTGGTAAAAAATTGCTGTATAGCGTCCCGTAGGGACTTTCATGATTTTTTAGTGATAGAAGTGCAGAATAAAATGAAGTGAAATCCTGTTTACTAGGATAATTTAATACGGTAAAAAAAAGCAAAGAATAAATGCTAATCAATAGCAAAGAGAAAGTGATTTTAAAATGGCGATTATTCATTTATCAAACTATTCCATTATCAAAATTGGACATTTATTTAATTAATGATGTTTGTTTTTCAACTTGTTTTAGCAACGTAGTCTCCTTTTGTGCAGGTAACGATAAATTGAGCAACAAGCTATTAAGCGGCACGATTAAACCAAATAAATAGAAAATAAGAATGGCTATAAAAGAGCGGCGTTTTTGCTCATCTTCCCAAAGGGTTTTAATGTTTAACTCATGGTTTCCCTGAATTTGCCGATTGCTTATTAGGAAATAAAGCAGAATGGTTAACCCATAAAAGCAAAATGAATATAAGCTAATACGTTCGGCAAAATGATGCATCTCTTTATTGAGGACATAAGCTTGAGGAAAATTAATGAGAAAAAAGCATGCCGTCCATAAAATGAAAGGCAGAGGGGAAGACTTTTTTTTATTGAAAACGGTAGCGAAAGTGACGGACAAAGGAAAAATTAATATCGAAAAATAATACAACCATCCAAACGGGCTTAACAATAACATCATTACCAATGTCAAGCAAAAAGGTTGATGGTTTACTCGATGAGCCCCGTCTTCTGTGGATGGTCCAAGTACTTTAAGATAGATAATCAGTAAAATGGAAGAGAGGGCTAAATGGAGTAATTCTATTGGAATCAAGTTGTGTGAATTCGAATGAGTATCAATAAGAAGACGAAACAGGAAACCATAAAGCGATGCATTCCAGCTATCACCAAACCAAAGTACGCGAGTTAACATGGAATGGTATTGGACATAAATTGTTGGGCCATAGAACAGGACAGGAATTAAACAAGCTATGAGAAAAGTCGCAAGCATCGTTATAAAAACTCGTCTGCGTCCTTGTTTTAAAACATAGAAGAACAATAAAGCTGGGAATAACTTTAAGGCAATAATAATTCCCCAGGCAATACCGGCTTGGTAGCAGCGATTTGTCAGATAAAAATGATAACCAAGCATAATGAGAAAAATTAGGATTGCACCAACTTGCGCTATCGACGTATCCATTAAAATGGGGAAAAAAGAAAAATAAAGGAGATAGAAATACAGCCAATATTTCTTCCACATCTCAGTCGAAAAGGCATAGTAAAAAACAATGCGGGCGGCTATTAACCCTAAGCCGAATGAAAGCATTGACCAAATAATCAATGCAGCCCGATAGCTAGTATGGGCTAGAGGACTAAAAAGCCAAATGAAAAAAGGGGGGTTTAAATTGACAGACATCACGAGTTGAATGGGATAGGGATTTTTGCCAGCAAGAAGCAACTTAGCAGAGGTATAGAAGGGTGTGAAATCAACAAGCCGCTGATAAGAAAAGATAAGGTAAAAAAGCAAAACATAGAGAAAGATAAGAAAAAAACAGGGAAAATTAGCGTAACTTGAATGCTTCTTCATTTTGTGTACTCTTCATGAGTAGGGTTAGCAAGTTATCCGTTGGTAAAAATTCGTAATAGACTCAGCTCCTGCCAGGAACGGCCCTATTTGGTAAATCTGCTAACTCGCTAAAACTTTAACGGATAATTCTAAAATAAAATCGGCAACTTCCTCCGGATTTTCTGGATAATGGGTAAATGCTTTAATTTTTAATGGGTTATTGATGCGTTGGCCTGTTTTTTCTGATTCTTCAATCATTGCTTTCACCTCTTTCCCCCCATCACAAATAAAATAGACGTCTGATTCAGGACGATGAAGGAATTGTGCTTGAAATGATTTAAAAACGAGAGATATTTTTAGTTTAAGCTGGTTGGCATAATAAAAGCCATGCAAGCCGCCCGCAAGATCCGCGCCTACAGCAAGGGCCCCGAAATACATGGAGTTAAGATGATTTTTACTGCGTCGGCCAAGGGGGAGTTTTACAATGACCCGTTTATCGTCGATGCTAATGAGCTTTGGCCGTAAATGGCCAATTAATGGGACTTTAAAGTGGCCAAAAGTCCAAAGAAACAATTTAAAACGGGTTAGTAGATTCATTAAGCATCCTTGCTTACCTGCAGTTTAGAGATGATTTTCTTAACGCCACGTACAGCATTGACTCGCTTTATAATGGCAACGATGGATTTATCCTGTTTCACCTTTCCAGACAAAGTTACTGTGCCATTCGTGGTGCTCGCATTAATTCCTACAAGCGGTATCGACTCATCATCGAAAACTTTAGCTTTTAACACAGCAGCCTCTACTTTGGCTGTAATATAAGTATCCGTGATCGCGGTATTCACTTGTTTAATCTCTAACTCATCCGCTTCAACCGCTTTTACTCCTTTGGTCACTTTAACAAGCTTTAGCGCATCAACGAAAGTTTGTTTATCTTTAACATTTCCTTTTAAAGTTACGATACCGTCTTTAGTGGATACTGAAATTTTTAACGGATTAAGATCGGGATTTTTAGTAAATTTGGCGGTAATTTTGGCAGTAATCACAGAATCACTGATTTGTTGTTCAAATTCTTTAAAGTTATTATCAGCGTGGGCTAAACCAACGCAGAAAAGCAATACTGAGCTGATAAAAAAATTTAAAAAGGGTCGCATAGCAAGCTTTAATTGATGAACATGAAAAGCAGTATAACATTTTTAGAATTTAGAGGCATAGGAAAAATGTTTTAACTATCTGCATAAAATTTAATTTTATATTTTACAATATGAGTCAATGTGGATATTATTCATGCAAAATTGTCTTTCTAGAGGTTTATCATGGATTTAATCATCCAGTTTAAAGTTTTTTCAACCCAAAAATTAAGGGTGGATTTTGAAAAGCAAAAGCAGATTCAGAGAGAAATTAAAGAGGCTTTAACTAAATACTATGAAGAGTATGAAGAAACTTATAATCAGATATATAGCGGCTCTATAAACTTATTTATCACTGAAGTAGACCAAAACGAAGCTAATTGGTTAGTCTATTTCACTGAGCAAAATGAAATCGAAAAACTAGCACATATCGATAGAATTTCTAAAGAAGTTCGCATGAGTACTTATGAGTACTACACAGCAGAAAAAGAAGAGGATGTTCGGCCTCCTTCTCCGTAAGCTTCTCTACTCGACTAAGCCATGATAGGTATCATGGCTTACTATGCAAATTACTATTCGCTAAACTAAATTTAAAGCAATATCATTTGCGTTTGCTTTAATACCATTTGTAGCTATAATTTGTCTTTTTTTTAAACCAAATTATCTATGGATTCCATCAGTATTCGTGGAGCAAGAACGCACAATCTTAAAAACATTGATGTGGAATTGCCCCGCAATCAATTAATCGTGATTACCGGACTTTCTGGATCCGGTAAATCCTCCTTAGCTTTCGACACGTTGTATGCCGAAGGTCAGCGTCGTTATGTGGAATCACTCTCTGCTTATGCACGCCAGTTTTTATCCATGATGGAAAAGCCTGATGTGGATTCAATTGAGGGTCTATCCCCCGCTATTTCTATTGAACAAAAAGCGACCTCACACAATCCCCGTTCAACTGTAGGGACAATCACAGAAATTTATGACTATTTACGTTTGCTCTTTGCGCGAGTGGGGGAACCCCGTTGTCCGATCCATGGCATCAGTTTGCATGCGCAAACGATTAGTCAAATGGTAGACCAAGTTTTAGCTATGCCGGAAGGGAGCAAAGCGATGATTTTGGCTCCTGTGGTGCGCGAGCGGAAGGGTGAGCATGTGCAGCTACTCCAGCAATTACAAGCACAGGGGTATGTGCGCGCTCGTATTGATGGCGAATTATATGAATTAGATGATCCACCTAAGTTAACCCTACGCCAAAAACATACTATTGAGGTTGTTATAGATCGTTTTAAAGTGCGGGCAGATCTAACTCAACGATTAAGTGAATCGTTTGAGAACGCGCTTAATCGTGCAGAGGGATTGGCAATTGTTGCGTCTGTGGATGGCGAATTCCCGGAAATGGTTTTCTCTTCTAAATTTGCTTGCCCAGAGTGCGGCTACAGTTTGAGTGAATTGGAGCCGCGACTTTTTTCCTTTAATAACCCCGTGGGTGCTTGCCCTTCTTGTGATGGGCTAGGAGTCGATCAATTTTTTGATCCTGAGCGCGTGGTTCATGACAAAACAGCGAGTTTGGCTGAGGGAGCCATTCGTGGTTGGGATAGAAAAACGACTTATTATTATCCTATGCTGGAATCGTTAGCACGCCATTATGATTTCAACATTGAAACGCCTTTCTGCGATTTACCTGAAGCAATCCAAGACATCGTGCTTTATGGAAGTGGAAAAGAAGTTATTGAATTTCATTACCAAAGAGCCCATGGGGATTACATGGTCAAAAACCATCCTTTTGAAGGGGTAATTCCTAACATGCAACGTCGGTACCGGGAGTCCGATTCTTCGCTAATACGTGAGGAGTTAGCTAAATACTTATCTTCACGGCCTTGCCAGTTATGCCATGGAGCTCGTTTGCGCGAAGAAGCCCGCCATGTGTTCATTGACAATAAAAATTTGCCCGAAATTACTTCATATTCCATTGAAAAAGCCCATGAATTCTTTAGCACCCTCGAGCTGACAGGGTATCGCGGTGAAATCGCCGCAAAAATTAATAAAGAGATTGTGGAGCGCTTAGGATTTTTGGTTAACGTGGGTCTGGACTACCTATCCCTTGCTCGCAGCGCGGAAACCCTTTCTGGGGGAGAAGCGCAGCGCATTCGCTTAGCTAGCCAAATTGGTTCTGGCTTAGTAGGGGTGATGTACATTTTAGACGAACCTTCTATTGGGCTACATCAGCGTGATAATGAACGGTTACTAAACACCTTGCTGCATCTGCGTAATTTAGGTAACACGGTTATTGTGGTAGAACATGATGAAGATGCGATTCTTTCTGCTGATTACGTGCTTGATATTGGCCCTGGTGCGGGGGTTCATGGTGGTAAAGTAGTTGCTTGTGGTTCCCCAAAAGAGGTTATGGCGAATGAAACTTCTTTAACTGGCCAATATCTATCCAGAAAAAAATCCATTGAGGTTCCGGCGTCTAGAGTTTCAGTTGATAAGTCAAAAATGCTCCATCTGGTAGGAGTTAACTGTAACAATCTCAAAGATGTTGAGGTAAGCATTCCACTGGGATTAATCACCTGCGTGACAGGTGTTTCAGGTTCTGGGAAGTCCAGTTTAATTAATGATACTTTGTATCCCCTTGCTGCAAACAAATTAAATCGTGCAAGTCTTCTCACAATAGGTACGGTGAGAGAAATTCAGGGTTTAGAGTTATGTGATAAGGTGATTGATATTGATCAAAGCCCGATTGGCCGCACACCACGGTCAAACCCTGCAACGTATACAGGCATTTTTACCCCGGTTCGTGAATTATTTTCGGGAACGCCTGAAGCCCGTGCCCGTGGTTACCAACCAGGCCGTTTTAGTTTTAATGTGCGTGGAGGGCGTTGTGAAGCTTGTCAGGGAGATGGATTAATCAAAGTCGAAATGCACTTTTTGCCAGATATTTATGTGTCTTGTGATGTTTGTAAGGGGAAGCGATATAATCGCGAAACGCTTGAAATTGAGTATAAGGGCAAAAATATTCATGAAGTTCTTGACATGACGGTTGAGGATGCACGAGATTTCTTTGATGCTATTCCTGCCATCGCAAGAAAATGCCAAACTTTGATCGATGTTGGATTGTCTTATATTCGTCTTGGCCAAAGCGCTACCACATTATCGGGAGGGGAAGCCCAGCGTATTAAGCTAGCTCGGGAATTATCCAAACGCGATACAGGGAATACTTTATATATTCTTGATGAGCCGACTACGGGATTACATTTTCATGATACAAAACAATTGCTTGGAGTTCTCTTTCGTTTAAGAGAACAGGGTAATACCATTATCATAATTGAGCATAATTTAGATGTGATTAAAACTGCAGATTGGATTATCGATTTGGGGCCTGAAGGGGGTAGTAAAGGAGGGAAAATCATCGCCACGGGTACACCTGAAATGGTGGCTAAGGAAAAGGCTTCTTATACCGGGCATTTTTTACAACCTTTGTTGACTAGGTAATATTAACCCTGTGGGCCAGTTTAAAGTCTGACCTACAGGATCTACATTAATTTACAATGCCTTCATGAACGCGGTTAGATCTTGTTTTTCTTGTGAGTTGAGCTGAAGCCCAAGAACCAAATTGAAAAACTCAACAGTATCTTCCAAGGTCAATAGACGGCCGTCATGCAAATAAGGCGGAGAATCTTTAATTCCGCGCAAGGGGAAGGTTTTGATTGGACCATCACCCACTGCTTTAAGCCCATTTATCATTTGTGGATTAAAGAAGCGTTCTGTTTGTAAATTATGCATCGTGTTGTCTGTATAGTAAGGTGGTGTGTGACAAGTTGCACATTGGGCTTTACCGAAGAACAACTCTTGTCCCCTTAACTCGGCTGGAGTGGCTTTGGCGGGATCTAATTTTCCATCCCACTTTAATTTAGGTGCGGGTGGGAAATCCAATATTTCTTGGAATTCGGCCATGAAATGAACTTGGCTGCCACGCTCAAGAATGTTCACTCCTTTTTTGGTGGCGATGACGGGGTCTCCGTCAAAATAGGCGGCGCGTTGTTCAAACTCAGTAAAATCTTCCACCGTTTTAAGCGCACGTTGAGAACCGAATAAACGTTGAATATTAACACCCCTTAAAGTGGGGGTATTGATGCGATGGCGGAATTCCTGAGGCCGTATATCACCGACTAAATGAGTTGCCTTATTTGTATGGCCATTTGCGTGACAGTCAAAACAGGCAACGCCACGGCTAGGTTTTACTGTGCGGCGATCTGCTGTTTGGTTGAATTGCTGTTGCGGGAATGGTGTAACAAGTAGCCTTAAGCCTTCCAGCTGTTTAGGATTAAGGATGCCATTGAATAGTTCAAAATAGTTCTCAATAGTCACTAACTTGCCTTGGGATACGTCACCCAGATCGGGACGCGTAGTCAAGTAAATGGGGGCTGGGTAGGGAGGCAAAAAATGATCGGGAATGTCAAAATCCAGATCAAAACGAGTCAGATCACGCCCTTCTTGTTTGTTAATTTCATCAATAGCAAACTTTGGAAAAAGCATCCCGCCTTCGGCATGATTGGGGTGGGGTAATGGAAGGAATCCCTGGGGAAATAAGCCCTTTTCTTTAATTTGCTCCGGTGTCATTTTGGCTAAATCATCCCACGTGACACCAGCAGGGAGTTTGACGCGAACACCCTCTTGAATGGGTTTTCCGGTTGTCATAGTGTCTTTTGACG
The genomic region above belongs to Legionella micdadei and contains:
- the uvrA gene encoding excinuclease ABC subunit UvrA, encoding MDSISIRGARTHNLKNIDVELPRNQLIVITGLSGSGKSSLAFDTLYAEGQRRYVESLSAYARQFLSMMEKPDVDSIEGLSPAISIEQKATSHNPRSTVGTITEIYDYLRLLFARVGEPRCPIHGISLHAQTISQMVDQVLAMPEGSKAMILAPVVRERKGEHVQLLQQLQAQGYVRARIDGELYELDDPPKLTLRQKHTIEVVIDRFKVRADLTQRLSESFENALNRAEGLAIVASVDGEFPEMVFSSKFACPECGYSLSELEPRLFSFNNPVGACPSCDGLGVDQFFDPERVVHDKTASLAEGAIRGWDRKTTYYYPMLESLARHYDFNIETPFCDLPEAIQDIVLYGSGKEVIEFHYQRAHGDYMVKNHPFEGVIPNMQRRYRESDSSLIREELAKYLSSRPCQLCHGARLREEARHVFIDNKNLPEITSYSIEKAHEFFSTLELTGYRGEIAAKINKEIVERLGFLVNVGLDYLSLARSAETLSGGEAQRIRLASQIGSGLVGVMYILDEPSIGLHQRDNERLLNTLLHLRNLGNTVIVVEHDEDAILSADYVLDIGPGAGVHGGKVVACGSPKEVMANETSLTGQYLSRKKSIEVPASRVSVDKSKMLHLVGVNCNNLKDVEVSIPLGLITCVTGVSGSGKSSLINDTLYPLAANKLNRASLLTIGTVREIQGLELCDKVIDIDQSPIGRTPRSNPATYTGIFTPVRELFSGTPEARARGYQPGRFSFNVRGGRCEACQGDGLIKVEMHFLPDIYVSCDVCKGKRYNRETLEIEYKGKNIHEVLDMTVEDARDFFDAIPAIARKCQTLIDVGLSYIRLGQSATTLSGGEAQRIKLARELSKRDTGNTLYILDEPTTGLHFHDTKQLLGVLFRLREQGNTIIIIEHNLDVIKTADWIIDLGPEGGSKGGKIIATGTPEMVAKEKASYTGHFLQPLLTR
- a CDS encoding cytochrome b6; this translates as MLKKASWLALFSFSCLLKTHAAPPLPSSYMPVVDKESFQTVLERMSNAKQGINDKQQTLLNQRYDLRNTPSKDTMTTGKPIQEGVRVKLPAGVTWDDLAKMTPEQIKEKGLFPQGFLPLPHPNHAEGGMLFPKFAIDEINKQEGRDLTRFDLDFDIPDHFLPPYPAPIYLTTRPDLGDVSQGKLVTIENYFELFNGILNPKQLEGLRLLVTPFPQQQFNQTADRRTVKPSRGVACFDCHANGHTNKATHLVGDIRPQEFRHRINTPTLRGVNIQRLFGSQRALKTVEDFTEFEQRAAYFDGDPVIATKKGVNILERGSQVHFMAEFQEILDFPPAPKLKWDGKLDPAKATPAELRGQELFFGKAQCATCHTPPYYTDNTMHNLQTERFFNPQMINGLKAVGDGPIKTFPLRGIKDSPPYLHDGRLLTLEDTVEFFNLVLGLQLNSQEKQDLTAFMKAL